Proteins from a genomic interval of Brassica oleracea var. oleracea cultivar TO1000 unplaced genomic scaffold, BOL UnpScaffold00891, whole genome shotgun sequence:
- the LOC106320359 gene encoding uncharacterized protein LOC106320359, with translation MVKSWLLNSVSSQIYGSILSFDDATEIWTDLHNCFHKTNLPQTFQLIQQIQDLRQGSMDLSGYYTTLKTLWNNLDGTEPPETCLCCNTTSCLSQRTAKAKIERGRTIKFLAGLNEKYSIIRSQILMRKPLPDLAEICNILDQDDSQRQFNSIIAPAAFQVSHGTSQPTVLPMSSNSAPSASLGGDSNASQQGAVNAFQRKPGPVCAHCGNIGHVIDRCYKLHGYPVGWKKRRSNTDRSLQPKAHVVAASVAVQDSPSVVSGLDNLVGKLNKDQIQNFIAYFSSQLQPDRGTASPSVSQPTDHSGSYQGVDDWKR, from the exons ATGGTAAAATCTTGGCTTCTCAACTCGGTTTCCTCTCAAATCTATGGTAGTATTTTGTCGTTTGATGATGCGACTGAGATATGGACTGACCTTCATAATTGTTTCCATAAGACGAATCTACCACAGACTTTTCAGTTGATTCAACAGATTCAGGATCTCCGCCAAGGCTCCATGGATCTCTCTGGGTATTACACTACTCTCAAGACCCTTTGGAACAACTTGGACGGCACAGAACCTCCTGAAACCTGTCTCTGTTGCAACACAACGAGTTGTCTCAGCCAGCGTACAGCCAAAGCTAAGATTGAACGAGGCAGAACCATCAAGTTCTTGGCTGGTCTTAATGAGAAATATTCTATCATTCGTAGTCAGATTCTCATGAGAAAGCCTCTTCCTGATCTTGCGGAGATTTGTAACATCTTAGACCAAGATGATAGCCAACGCCAGTTCAACTCTATCATCGCTCCCGCTGCCTTTCAAGTTAGTCATGGGACATCTCAGCCTACTGTGCTACCTATGTCTTCTAACTCTGCTCCGTCTGCTTCACTTGGTGGTGATTCAAACGCTTCTCAACAAGGCGCGGTGAATGCTTTTCAAAGGAAACCTGGACCAGTTTGTGCTCACTGTGGAAACATTGGTCATGTCATTGATCGCTGTTACAAGCTCCATGGATATCCAGTTGGTTGGAAGAAAAGGAGATCAAACACTGATAGGTCTTTGCAGCCAAAGGCTCATGTCGTTGCAGCTAGTGTTGCCGTTCAGGATTCACCCTCAGTTGTTTCTGGTCTTGATAATCTCGTTGGCAAGCTGAACAAGGACCAAATTCAGAACTTTATTGCTTACTTCAGTTCTCAGCTTCAACCTGATCGTGGTACTGCTTCTCCTTCTGTGTCTCAGCCCACTGACCACtctg GATCCTATCAGGGGGTCGATGATTGGAAGCGGTAA